The sequence GGCCCGGTCCGATCCAACCCGTGGGTGGCCGTGGCGATGGCCCGCGGTCCGATCATGAAGCCGGTCTGCTTCACGGACCCCTGGTGAACGCCGACCAGCCCCGCCCACAGATGCCGGCCGGACTCGACGTCAGCCATCTCAGCCAGCGAGGTCCTTCCAGGCCAACTTCAGCTCCACCGCCCCCTCGGCCTTTCCATCGACGAGGAGCGCCACCGCCTTGCCGTTGGTGATCGAAAAGCCGACGCGCATGGTGACCTCGATCTCCGTCGGGGCGGCCTTGCGCGCGTGTTCCACCATCTCCTCGGCGACCTTCGCCACCTGTTCGGCCACGTCGCTGAGCTTGATTCTGAGCGACTGAAGAGAGACCTCCTCCTCAGAGTCGATTTCCA comes from Micromonospora vinacea and encodes:
- a CDS encoding CU044_2847 family protein yields the protein MQGDLISLELKDETTFAALAMEIDSEEEVSLQSLRIKLSDVAEQVAKVAEEMVEHARKAAPTEIEVTMRVGFSITNGKAVALLVDGKAEGAVELKLAWKDLAG